From Strigops habroptila isolate Jane chromosome 10, bStrHab1.2.pri, whole genome shotgun sequence, one genomic window encodes:
- the LOC115613418 gene encoding epoxide hydrolase 1-like isoform X2, producing the protein MWQEILPNTWSFGYSQKHAALVPAAALAVGGMLVYWLRSRNKIKTIEMGDGWWGSGERPVKGKEDESIRPFKIETSDKEIEDLHRRLEQARYTPPLEGAAFHYGFNSSYLQKVVAYWRNQFDWRKQVEVLNKYPHFKTTIEGIEIHFIHVKPSYVPHGRAVQPLLMVHGWPGSFYEFYKIIPLLTEPASHGMNEGDVVFEVICPSIPGYGFSEASHKQGFDSIAAARIFHKLMNRLGFKEYYLQGGDWGARITTDMAQMLPQSVKGLHLNLVFIPRRGLGRMISVMLGAYVPWLIGLTREDVRRIYPYVQKNIYDLLRESGYLHIQGTKPDTAGCGVNDSPVGLAAYILEKFSTWTDKSFLQKDDGDLERKYTLDELLTNVMIYWVTASIVPSMRFYKENLSKDPTLALNSRFGVHVPTGIAAFPQELAHTPQVWAKEVYKNIITYSYMPRGGHFAAFEEPRLLAQDIINFVRKVEHL; encoded by the exons ATGTGGCAGGAGATCCTTCCCAACACCTG GTCTTTTGGATATTCTCAGAAGCATGCAGCCCTGGTCCCTGCAGCTGCCCTGGCGGTTGGAGGGATGCTGGTTTACTGGCTGAGGTCTAGAAACAAGATCAAGACTATTGAAATGGGTGATGGATGGTGGGGCTCAGGTGAAAGACCcgtaaaagggaaagaagatgaaagtaTCCGTCCCTTCAAGATTGAAACATCTGACAAAGAAATTGAG GATCTGCACCGGCGCCTGGAGCAGGCCCGCTACACACCACCTTTGGAAGGGGCTGCCTTCCACTACGGCTTCAACTCCAGCTACCTGCAGAAGGTGGTGGCCTACTGGAGGAACCAGTTTGACTGGCGCAAGCAAGTAGAAGTCCTGAACAAATACCCTCATTTCAAAACCACCATTGAAG GGATCGAGATCCATTTTATACACGTCAAGCCCTCCTACGTCCCTCATGGTCGAGCTGTTCAACCTCTGCTAATGGTCCACGGCTGGCCTGGTTCCTTCTATGAGTTCTACAAGATCATCCCTCTGCTCACAGAGCCAGCCAGCCATGGCATGAATGAGGGTGATGTGGTGTTTGAGGTCATCTGCCCATCCATCCCAGGCTATGGCTTCTCAGAGGCATCACACAAGCAGG GGTTTGACAGCATAGCAGCTGCTCGGATATTTCATAAGCTGATGAACAGATTGGGCTTCAAGGAATACTACCTACAGGGAGGAGATTGGGGAGCTCGCATTACCACAGACATGGCCCAGATGCTGCCACA GTCCGTGAAAGGGCTTCATCTGAATCTTGTCTTCATTCCCAGAAGAGGTTTGGGAAGGATGATTTCTGTAATGCTTGGGGCTTATGTACCATGGCTCATAGGCCTCACTCGGGAAGATGTTCGCCGTATATACCCTTACGTCCAGAAGAATATATACGACCTTCTGCGAGAGTCTGGATACTTACACATCCAAGGCACCAAACCAGACACTGCAG GTTGTGGAGTGAACGACTCCCCTGTGGGGCTTGCTGCGTATATTTTGGAGAAATTCTCTACCTGGACAGATAaatcatttctgcagaaagatgaTGGGGACTTGGAAAG AAAATACACTCTTGATGAGCTTCTGACCAACGTGATGATTTATTGGGTGACAGCCTCCATTGTGCCCTCAATGCGATTCTACAAGGAGAACCTTTCAAAGGACCCTACTCTAGCTCTTAACTCCAG GTTTGGAGTACATGTTCCCACAGGGATTGCAGCCTTTCCTCAGGAGTTAGCACATACACCACAAGTCTGGGCAAAGGAAGTCTACAAGAACATCATCACTTACTCTTACATGCCACGTGGAGGgcattttgctgcctttgagGAACCAAGGCTTCTGGCACAAGACATCATAAACTTCGTCAGAAAGGTGGAACACCTGTGA
- the LOC115613418 gene encoding epoxide hydrolase 1-like isoform X1, giving the protein MWQEILPNTWESILSKIRSFGYSQKHAALVPAAALAVGGMLVYWLRSRNKIKTIEMGDGWWGSGERPVKGKEDESIRPFKIETSDKEIEDLHRRLEQARYTPPLEGAAFHYGFNSSYLQKVVAYWRNQFDWRKQVEVLNKYPHFKTTIEGIEIHFIHVKPSYVPHGRAVQPLLMVHGWPGSFYEFYKIIPLLTEPASHGMNEGDVVFEVICPSIPGYGFSEASHKQGFDSIAAARIFHKLMNRLGFKEYYLQGGDWGARITTDMAQMLPQSVKGLHLNLVFIPRRGLGRMISVMLGAYVPWLIGLTREDVRRIYPYVQKNIYDLLRESGYLHIQGTKPDTAGCGVNDSPVGLAAYILEKFSTWTDKSFLQKDDGDLERKYTLDELLTNVMIYWVTASIVPSMRFYKENLSKDPTLALNSRFGVHVPTGIAAFPQELAHTPQVWAKEVYKNIITYSYMPRGGHFAAFEEPRLLAQDIINFVRKVEHL; this is encoded by the exons ATGTGGCAGGAGATCCTTCCCAACACCTG gGAGAGCATCTTGTCCAAGATCAG GTCTTTTGGATATTCTCAGAAGCATGCAGCCCTGGTCCCTGCAGCTGCCCTGGCGGTTGGAGGGATGCTGGTTTACTGGCTGAGGTCTAGAAACAAGATCAAGACTATTGAAATGGGTGATGGATGGTGGGGCTCAGGTGAAAGACCcgtaaaagggaaagaagatgaaagtaTCCGTCCCTTCAAGATTGAAACATCTGACAAAGAAATTGAG GATCTGCACCGGCGCCTGGAGCAGGCCCGCTACACACCACCTTTGGAAGGGGCTGCCTTCCACTACGGCTTCAACTCCAGCTACCTGCAGAAGGTGGTGGCCTACTGGAGGAACCAGTTTGACTGGCGCAAGCAAGTAGAAGTCCTGAACAAATACCCTCATTTCAAAACCACCATTGAAG GGATCGAGATCCATTTTATACACGTCAAGCCCTCCTACGTCCCTCATGGTCGAGCTGTTCAACCTCTGCTAATGGTCCACGGCTGGCCTGGTTCCTTCTATGAGTTCTACAAGATCATCCCTCTGCTCACAGAGCCAGCCAGCCATGGCATGAATGAGGGTGATGTGGTGTTTGAGGTCATCTGCCCATCCATCCCAGGCTATGGCTTCTCAGAGGCATCACACAAGCAGG GGTTTGACAGCATAGCAGCTGCTCGGATATTTCATAAGCTGATGAACAGATTGGGCTTCAAGGAATACTACCTACAGGGAGGAGATTGGGGAGCTCGCATTACCACAGACATGGCCCAGATGCTGCCACA GTCCGTGAAAGGGCTTCATCTGAATCTTGTCTTCATTCCCAGAAGAGGTTTGGGAAGGATGATTTCTGTAATGCTTGGGGCTTATGTACCATGGCTCATAGGCCTCACTCGGGAAGATGTTCGCCGTATATACCCTTACGTCCAGAAGAATATATACGACCTTCTGCGAGAGTCTGGATACTTACACATCCAAGGCACCAAACCAGACACTGCAG GTTGTGGAGTGAACGACTCCCCTGTGGGGCTTGCTGCGTATATTTTGGAGAAATTCTCTACCTGGACAGATAaatcatttctgcagaaagatgaTGGGGACTTGGAAAG AAAATACACTCTTGATGAGCTTCTGACCAACGTGATGATTTATTGGGTGACAGCCTCCATTGTGCCCTCAATGCGATTCTACAAGGAGAACCTTTCAAAGGACCCTACTCTAGCTCTTAACTCCAG GTTTGGAGTACATGTTCCCACAGGGATTGCAGCCTTTCCTCAGGAGTTAGCACATACACCACAAGTCTGGGCAAAGGAAGTCTACAAGAACATCATCACTTACTCTTACATGCCACGTGGAGGgcattttgctgcctttgagGAACCAAGGCTTCTGGCACAAGACATCATAAACTTCGTCAGAAAGGTGGAACACCTGTGA
- the MAD2L1BP gene encoding MAD2L1-binding protein, with protein MASGRVAAAPASPPSPLLLSEAPPGLERGGGMWPRRSALAAACPSVSVVFPGAVSRESCCRFACELLKHVLHQRHQLPLPYEQLAYFCRRAAKGGDVIKKPVSMDLASKKCQQVLMELEGVLQHLEVMFRLTLVPRVLILLGGNVMSPKELYELNLEGILEGSAEESLKTASCVRKLFHSLFVADVFSELKALPAMGTVVMLQGHRDCGVDWFRPKLNYKVPTRGRKLTVNLSCDGDINISALPPQHMSSDWEDYVWFQAPVTLKGFHE; from the exons ATGGCGTCTGGCCGTGTCgcggctgctcctgcctctccgCCGTCCCCGCTGCTCCTTTCTGAGGCGCCCCCGGGCCTGGAGCGCGGCGGCGGGATGTGGCCCCGGCGGAGCGCGCTGGCGGCGGCCTGCCCCTCGGTGTCCGTCGTGTTCCCGGGCGCGGTGAGCCGGGAGAGCTGCTGCCGCTTCGCCTGCGAGCTCCTCAAGCACGTCCTGCACCAGCGGCACCAGCTCCCGCTGCCCTACGAGCAGCTCGCCTACTTCTGCCGGCGGGCGGCTAAG ggTGGAGATGTGATTAAGAAGCCAGTGTCCATGGACCTGGCAAGCAAGAAGTGCCAGCAGGtgctgatggagctggaggGGGTGCTCCAGCACTTGGAAGTAATGTTTAGACTGACACTGGTTCCTCGGGTTCTTATTCTACTTGGAGGCAATGTCATGAGCCCCAAGGAGCTGTATGAGCTCAACTTAGAGGGCATCCTTGAAGGCAGTGCTGAAGAGAGCCTGAAAACTGCATCCTGTGTTCGCAAGCTCTTCCACTCGCTGTTTGTTGCAGATGTCTTCAGTGAACTTAAGgctctccctgccatgggcactgTTGTTATGCTCCAAGGACACCGCGATTGTGGTGTTGATTGGTTCCGGCCCAAGCTCAACTATAAAGTGCCAACTCGAGGGAGGAAACTGACTGTTAACTTGTCCTGTGATGGAGACATCAACATAAGTGCCTTGCCTCCTCAGCATATGAGTTCTGACTGGGAGGACTATGTCTGGTTTCAAGCACCAGTGACACTCAAAGGCTTTCATGAATGA